The following are encoded together in the Salvia hispanica cultivar TCC Black 2014 chromosome 6, UniMelb_Shisp_WGS_1.0, whole genome shotgun sequence genome:
- the LOC125195250 gene encoding uncharacterized protein LOC125195250, with amino-acid sequence MSVAQLPDAMDSSEDVQIWNNATFDNCEISEDLAASKQSWGSLESIFGNPKSSFDSVSGKENQGFTSENHNQIPSASPFPTTTPFKQLNAVESVQKSKVRGFEKNRVFKIDEEIEEIETQIARLNSRLEVLKVEKASVSAVEKKGRVIAAKFMEHKPSVKNDEISNLNARTKPNRRGISLGPAEILSAGRRGMSLGPSEIFGAAKSRQMMINNTPLQSRRQSCMLKLQGIDEEKVKSCSLSPKSRRVAAKSRQAVTTIGSRKTVKKEDAVLSSVQPKKLFRDGEKSAPNKKAVRPGRVVASRYNQASAVRKRSLPENDGDAGKRVEKKRSLSIGKMRANEGEGRVKKRWEIPSEIVVHSSSVEGEKSPEPECAVVAPCLLPRLRIARCNESPRGSGPAKKVAELVGRKSYFASDDGVCQALSYCEEEEEDDDDE; translated from the coding sequence ATGAGCGTGGCGCAGCTCCCAGACGCCATGGATTCTTCCGAAGATGTGCAGATATGGAACAACGCCACCTTCGACAACTGTGAGATTTCCGAAGATTTGGCAGCGAGCAAGCAGTCTTGGGGCTCTCTGGAATCGATTTTCGGAAATCCTAAATCGTCTTTCGATTCTGTTTCAGGTAAAGAAAATCAGGGTTTCACTTCGGAGAATCATAATCAAATTCCCTCTGCTTCCCCTTTTCCCACAACGACGCCGTTTAAGCAGCTCAACGCTGTCGAATCGGTTCAAAAATCGAAAGTTAGAGGTTTCGAGAAAAATCGAGTCTTCAAGATCGACGAGGAGATTGAAGAAATCGAAACACAAATCGCGCGATTGAATTCAAGATTGGAGGTTTTGAAGGTGGAGAAGGCGAGTGTCAGTGCTGTGGAGAAGAAAGGGCGAGTCATCGCGGCAAAGTTCATGGAGCATAAACCGAGTGTCAAGAATGATGAGATTTCGAATTTAAACGCAAGAACAAAGCCTAACAGACGAGGGATTAGTTTAGGTCCAGCAGAAATCCTCTCCGCAGGGCGTAGAGGGATGAGTTTGGGGCCTTCGGAGATTTTCGGGGCGGCGAAGTCGAGGCAGATGATGATCAACAACACCCCTCTGCAGAGTAGGAGGCAATCTTGCATGTTGAAGTTGCAGGGGATTGATGAGGAGAAGGTGAAGAGCTGCAGTTTGAGCCCGAAATCGAGGAGAGTTGCTGCAAAATCAAGGCAAGCTGTGACCACCATTGGATCAAGAAAGACTGTCAAGAAAGAAGATGCTGTTTTGAGCTCGGTTCAGCCCAAGAAGCTGTTTAGAGATGGCGAGAAATCCGCCCCAAACAAGAAGGCGGTCAGGCCGGGGAGGGTGGTGGCGAGTAGGTATAATCAGGCTTCAGCGGTGAGGAAGAGATCTCTGCCGGAGAATGATGGTGATGCAGGGAAAAGGGTTGAGAAGAAACGGTCTTTATCCATTGGGAAGATGAGGGCTAATGAGGGCGAGGGGCGGGTGAAGAAGAGGTGGGAGATTCCGAGTGAGATTGTAGTTCACAGCAGCAGTGTGGAGGGAGAGAAGTCACCAGAGCCAGAGTGTGCTGTGGTAGCGCCTTGCTTGCTTCCGAGGCTTAGGATTGCCCGTTGCAACGAGAGCCCACGTGGCTCGGGGCCTGCGAAGAAGGTTGCGGAGCTGGTTGGGAGGAAGTCATATTTTGCTAGTGATGATGGTGTGTGTCAAGCTCTTAGTTATTgtgaagaggaagaagaagatgatgatgatgaatga
- the LOC125196795 gene encoding protein THYLAKOID FORMATION1, chloroplastic-like, whose product MAAVTTISFTAAVQSPDLNSSARSYSNFDAFKLRSAVTYDACSVRASSSSRMVVHCMCTSVDVPTVSQTKLNFLKAYKRPIPSIYNTVLQELIVQQHLTKYKKSFRYDPVFALGFVTVYDRLMEGYPSDEDRQAIFEAYIRALNDDPAQFRADAQKVEEWAKTQSPSSLVEFASRDGEIEGILKDIAERAGTKGSFSYSRFFAVGLFRLLELSNSTEPNILDKLCAALNVSKRSVDRDLDVYRNLLSKLVQAKELLKEYTEREKKKTEERAAASQKANEAVTK is encoded by the exons ATGGCGGCGGTTACTACAATTTCCTTCACTGCCGCAGTTCAATCTCCGGATCTGAACTCCTCAGCTCGGAGTTATTCGAATTTTGATGCTTTCAAACTCCGTAGCGCGGTGACGTATGACGCGTGCAGTGTTCGCGCTTCGAGCTCCTCTCGCATGGTCGTTCATTGCATGTGCACTTCAGTAG ATGTGCCTACTGTTTCTCagacaaaattgaatttcttgaAGGCGTATAAGAGGCCAATTCCAAGTATATACAACACTGTGTTGCAAGAGCTTATTGTGCAGCAGCATCTCACGAAATACAAGAAGTCATTCCGGTATGATCCCGTGTTTGCTCTGGGTTTTGTTACCGTGTACGATCGACTAATGGAGGGTTACCCGAGTGATGAGGACCGGCAAGCCATTTTCGAGGCTTATATCAGGGCTTTAAATGACGATCCTGCTCAATTTAG GGCTGATGCACAGAAAGTAGAAGAATGGGCCAAAACTCAATCACCCAGTTCTTTAGTAGAATTTGCATCAAGAGATGGAGAAATTGAAGGGATTTTAAAGGACATTGCAGAAAGAGCGGGAACCAAGGGGAGTTTCAGTTACAGTCGTTTCTTTGCAGTTGGCCTTTTCCGTCTGCTTGAGTTATCAAATTCCACAGAACCAAACATTTTGGATAAG CTTTGTGCTGCACTGAATGTCAGCAAGAGAAGTGTTGATCGCGACCTAGATGTCTACCGTAATCTGCTTTCTAAGCTGGTTCAAGCGAAAGAATTGTTAAAGGAATATACAGAAAG agagaaaaagaaaacagaagAAAGGGCTGCTGCGTCCCAGAAAGCAAATGAGGCCGTCACTAAATAA
- the LOC125196794 gene encoding diacylglycerol kinase 5-like has product MEVGLALPDEFENFIAKFYIPTYILVPEGRAERLPDVPESPVLVFINSKSGGQLGAQLLLTYRSLLNKNQVFELGEEAPDKVLHRIFHNLERLKENGDQFAPKLEKKLRIIVAGGDGTAAWLFGVVSDLKLSQPPPIATVPLGTGNNLPFAFGWGKRNPETDRDSVLAYLDQVGKAREMAMDSWHIMLRMKTKQEHECEPIAPLELPHSLHAIQRVLPTDDLNLEGGDSFQGGFWNYFSMGMDAQVSYAFHSERKLNPDKFKNQLVNQSTYAKLGCTQGWFCAPLIHPSSRNIGQICRAKIMRKHGEWIDLPIPTSIRSIVCLNLPSFSGGLNPWGIPNPRRRRDREFTSPYVDDGLLEIVGFKDAWHGLVLLAPNGHGTRLAQTNRIRFEFQRGEAEDTYMRIDGEPWRQPLPVDEDDIVVVEISHLGHVKMLATNECKSKSILDPSSLPSSPMGHDDDKDSDKEEEANGDELRKFGAADTFKIPDDVDISHVS; this is encoded by the exons ATGGAGGTAGGATTGGCATTACCGGACGAATTTGAGAACTTTATCGCAAAATTTTACATCCCTACCTACATCCTTGTTCCTGAGGGGAGGGCAGAGCGCTTGCCCGACGTGCCTGAAAGCCCCGTGTTAGTATTCATCAACTCCAAAAGTGGTGGTCAATTAGGTGCTCAACTTCTCCTCACATATCGCTCCCTACTCAATAAAAACCAG GTTTTTGAATTGGGAGAAGAAGCTCCTGATAAAGTGCTGCATAGGATTTTCCATAATCTCGAGAGGCTCAAGGAAAATGGTGATCAATTTGCTCCTAAACTTGAGAAGAAGTTGAGGATAATT GTTGCCGGAGGAGATGGCACAGCCGCCTGGCTTTTCGGGGTGGTTTCCGATCTAAAACTGTCTCAGCCACCTCCCATCGCCACTGTACCTCTTGGAACCGGAAACAATCTTCCCTTCGCTTTCGGATGG GGAAAGAGGAATCCCGAAACAGACCGTGATTCAGTACTCGCATACTTGGATCAAGTGGGGAAAGCAAGAGAGATGGCGATGGACAG TTGGCACATAATGCTGCGGATGAAGACAAAACAAGAGCACGAATGCGAGCCCATCGCACCTCTTGAGCTGCCCCACTCCTTGCACGCAATCCAGCGCGTGCTCCCAACAGACGACCTCAATCTA GAAGGCGGCGACTCATTCCAAGGAGGGTTTTGGAACTATTTCAGCATGG GAATGGATGCGCAAGTCTCTTATGCGTTTCACTCGGAGCGCAAACTCAACCCAGACAAGTTCAAGAACCAGCTGGTTAATCAG AGCACATATGCAAAGCTCGGGTGCACGCAAGGGTGGTTTTGTGCTCCTCTAATTCACCCATCCTCGAG GAATATTGGTCAGATCTGCAGAGCTAAGATCATGAGAAAGCACGGCGAGTGGATAGACCTCCCGATCCCTACAAG CATCCGTTCTATCGTGTGCCTTAATCTACCAAGCTTCTCTGGAGGACTAAACCCATGGGGGATTCCTAACCCAAGAAGGCGACGTGAT AGGGAGTTCACTTCGCCTTATGTGGACGACGGGTTACTCGAGATAGTAGGGTTCAAAGATGCTTGGCATGGGCTAGTTTTACTCGCCCCGAACGGACACGGGACACGCCTTGCACAG ACAAACCGTATAAGATTCGAGTTCCAAAGAGGAGAAGCTGAAGATACTTACATGAGGATTGATGGGGAGCCATGGAGACAACCTCTTCCTGTTGACGAAGACGACATAGTCGTAGTGGAGATCTCTCATCTTGGCCATGTCAAGATGCTTGCCACAAATGAATGTAAATCCAAAAGTATTCTTGATCCTTCATCCCTCCCTTCGTCTCCGATGGGACATGACGATGACAAGGACAGCGATAAGGAAGAGGAGGCCAATGGAGACGAGCTGAGGAAATTTGGGGCTGCAGACACCTTCAAAATTCCAGATGATGTTGACATATCTCATGTCAGTTAA
- the LOC125192652 gene encoding malonyl-coenzyme:anthocyanin 5-O-glucoside-6'''-O-malonyltransferase-like, whose amino-acid sequence MSTVLERCTIQPPPHTPELTLPLLHFDITWLYFHPVHRLLFFNHPCSKSHFLQSILPQIKHSLSQTLFHFPPLTGKITLPLTSDSDPPFARFSPGDSVSLTVAESDLDFSHLTANHPRNADDFHACVPHLPPPLQSSDDVVFSVLALQITLFPDQGICLGFTNHHAIGDASSVVQFIKAWAAATKNSAQIENTSLLPSFDRSAVADPAGLDSHYWNLMKKSRAVESPPVTFPLNKHRATFTLTADDIRRLKIHVQGRRPEIRPTTFVAACAFVWSCLAAAEAAPPPADEAEYFCFAADCRGRLRAALPAGYFGNCLAFVKAEAGSGELRGEGGVAAAAESIAGAIERRVYNEKGILEGAEEWPREFGELIGKRLFGVAGSPKFDLYEVDYGWGRPNKFESPSIDSDTSMSLCKSRDFQGGLEIGLSRPRQFLDAFAAVFQQSLNNL is encoded by the coding sequence ATGTCCACCGTGCTGGAGCGCTGCACCATCCAGCCGCCGCCGCACACACCGGAGCTAACCCTCCCCCTCCTCCACTTCGACATCACCTGGCTCTACTTCCACCCCGTCCACCGCCTCCTCTTCTTCAACCACCCTTGCTCCAAATCCCATTTCCTCCAATCCATTCTCCCCCAAATCAAACACTCCCTATCCCAAACCCTATTCCACTTCCCCCCTCTCACCGGCAAAATCACCCTCCCCCTCACCTCCGACTCCGATCCCCCCTTCGCCCGCTTCTCTCCCGGCGACTCCGTCTCCCTCACCGTCGCCGAATCCGACCTCGACTTCTCCCACCTCACCGCCAACCACCCCCGCAACGCCGACGACTTCCACGCCTGCGTCCCCCACCTCCCGCCGCCGCTGCAATCCTCCGACGACGTCGTTTTCTCCGTTCTAGCTCTCCAAATCACACTTTTTCCCGATCAAGGCATTTGCCTAGGCTTCACCAACCACCACGCCATCGGCGACGCCAGCTCCGTCGTCCAATTCATCAAAGCATGGGCCGCCGCCACCAAAAACTCCGCCCAAATCGAGAATACCTCGCTGCTGCCGTCCTTCGATAGATCCGCCGTGGCCGATCCCGCCGGCCTCGATTCACACTACTGgaatttgatgaaaaaatcACGCGCAGTCGAGTCGCCGCCGGTCACGTTCCCTCTAAATAAACACCGGGCAACCTTTACCCTCACCGCCGACGACATCCGCCGCCTGAAAATCCACGTGCAAGGCCGTCGGCCGGAGATCCGGCCGACGACGTTCGTCGCCGCCTGCGCCTTCGTGTGGAGCTGCCTGGCGGCAGCGGAGGCGGCGCCGCCGCCGGCCGACGAGGCGGAGTATTTCTGCTTCGCGGCGGACTGCCGGGGGAGGCTGCGGGCGGCGCTGCCGGCGGGGTACTTCGGGAACTGCCTGGCGTTCGTGAAGGCGGAGGCGGGGAGCGGGGAGCTGAGGGGGGAGGGaggggtggcggcggcggcggagagcATCGCCGGAGCGATAGAGAGGAGGGTGTACAACGAGAAGGGGATTCTGGAGGGGGCGGAGGAGTGGCCGAGGGAGTTCGGGGAATTGATCGGGAAGAGGCTGTTCGGGGTGGCGGGGTCGCCCAAGTTCGATCTGTATGAAGTGGACTACGGGTGGGGGCGGCCGAACAAGTTCGAGTCGCCGTCGATCGACAGCGACACGTCGATGTCGCTTTGTAAGTCGAGGGATTTTCAAGGAGGATTGGAGATTGGATTGTCCAGACCTCGCCAATTCTTGGATGCATTTGCCGCCGTTTTTCAGCAATCACTCAACAATTTATAg
- the LOC125195251 gene encoding uncharacterized protein LOC125195251 — MDDLWNQAWDSLIQEVQREANEEAAAAAAIPHEIRHRRTIPRDHVGAAERLMADYFSADPRYPAEIFRRRFRMSRPLFTHIATTLTDRFECFTLRSDCTGRIGLSTLHKCTSAIRQLAYAGPADMFDEYLQMGSNNDINVLQSSPIFNDECRGEGPEISFVANGTQYRRGYYLANGIYPRWPVFVKTLRQPLERRDNILRENKRPLGKMLSELLVCSKRDGPFYAARHECGTDKANFMHWLYSEKHHISAGSNMFD; from the exons ATGGATGATTTGTGGAATCAAGCATGGGATTCTTTAATTCAAGAGGTGCAGAGGGAGGCCAacgaggaggcggcggcggcggcggcgatccCTCATGAGATTCGTCATCGTCGGACAATCCCACGGGACCATGTCGGAGCGGCTGAGCGGCTTATGGCCGACTACTTTAGCGCTGACCCTCGTTACCCGGCTGAGATTTTTCGTCGGCGTTTCAGAATGTCGCGACCGCTCTTTACCCATATAGCGACGACATTGACGGATCGGTTCGAGTGCTTCACTCTCCGGAGTGATTGCACTGGCCGAATCGGGCTGTCTACTTTGCATAAATGCACCTCTGCAATTAGGCAGCTTGCCTATGCCGGACCGgctgatatgttcgacgaatacctacaGATGG gttcgaacaacgacatcaacgttcTGCAGTCGTCGCCTATCTTCAATGATGAGTGCCGGGGAGAGGGTCCAGAGATCAGTTTTGTAGCAAATGGCACGCAGTATCGCAGGGGATACTATTTGGCAAATGGAATATACCCTCGTTGGCCCGTATTCGTCAAGACACTTCGCCAACCGCTAGAGCGAAGAGACAATATTTTGCGCGAAAACAAGAGGCCGCTAGGAAAGATGTTGAGCGAgcttttggtgtgctccaagcGCGATGGGCCATTCTACGCTGCCCGGCACGAGTGTGGcactgataaggctaatttcatgcattggttatatagtgaaaagcaTCACATTTCTGCTGGGTCTAACATGTTTgattaa
- the LOC125195252 gene encoding WAS/WASL-interacting protein family member 3-like — translation MERRHRGGRRRRGAGGGTAGVEGDAGSGVLNGGGAATGVATGGGELTTGGGAETGGGVETGGGVAAGGVGVVTGGGLAVGGVGVGGELVAVGEFADDWPLTVATPMQMVFLLYKCRIKRMDESQKLAGGNSRRMNEPAIPPPASPPPPVPSPPPPVAPTPALVVSPPASVPAPALLKPTSPAPSPSQTSPPAPPPGARGPKI, via the exons ATGGAGAGGCGGCACCGAGGCGGGAGGCGGCGGCGAGGTGCGGGAGGAGGAACTGCCGGCGTAGAGGGCGACGCTGGCAGTGGTGTGCTAAACGGAGGAGGAGCAGCGACGGGTGTAGCAACAGGTGGCGGAGAACTAACCACCGGCGGAGGCGCGGAGACTGGCGGTGGTGTTGAAACCGGAGGCGGCGTTGCTGCTGGAGGCGTCGGAGTGGTCACCGGAGGCGGACTAGCGGTGGGAGGAGTGGGAGTGGGCGGGGAATTGGTGGCGGTAGGAGAATTCGCCGACGATTGGCCGCTGACGGTGGCGACTCCAATGCAGATGGTGTTCCTTCTCTACAAGTGCCGCATCAAGCGTATGGATGAGTCACAGAAGCTTGCTGGAGGGAACTCGCGAAGGATGAATGAGCCGGCAATTCCTCCTCCCGCCTCGCCCCCGCCTCCGGTGCCATCTCCTCCTCCACCGGTTGCACCTACGCCGGCTCTGGTTGTTTCCCCTCCGGCTTCGGTTCCAGCCCCGGCTCTGTTGAAGCCGACGTCTCCTGCTCCATCTCCATCGCAAACGAGCCCTCCGGCTCCGCCGCCGGGAGCGCGGGGACCTA AAATCTAG
- the LOC125192727 gene encoding phenolic glucoside malonyltransferase 1-like: MSSGATVTVVERCAISPPPRSTPPATLPLTFFDIPWLFFSPSQPIFFFSSASAAAAVPKLKHSLSLALTHFFPLAGKLALSAEPRLEYNDTDSVLLIVAAAPDGGAFKNLAGNHRRSCGDFRRLVPEMGGGDGPVLAVQITVFPEMGISIGFALRNAAADWRTFNNFLKEWAWICKNGAGGRHVASHDRSVILDTSGLRSFFLTEFWKLKNEIKESNYYKSSNNDIVRATFVLGPKEMGEIKKWILTRSDLLFGSTQLLLSPYVVACAFIWVCWMKAHWCTDASVVHYFGFIAGGLTRLPFAVPSNYAGNCVGFGRSAARRGELVGEDGVVHAAKAIGDTVKKLNVDMLSGARNWISEWEELRESELHITVSGSPKLDLYDLDFGWGRPVKLEEVSIHNHNAISLSESREVIGGIEIGVALPPLKMDAFTTLFNKV, encoded by the coding sequence ATGTCTTCCGGCGCCACCGTCACCGTTGTGGAGCGCTGCGCCATTTCCCCTCCGCCGCGCTCCACTCCTCCGGCCACTCTCCCACTCACCTTCTTCGACATTCCCTGGCTCTTCTTCTCCCCATCTCAgcccattttcttcttctcctccgcctccgccgccgccgctgtgCCAAAGCTCAagcactctctctctctcgccCTCACCCACTTCTTCCCCCTCGCCGGAAAATTGGCCCTCTCCGCCGAGCCCCGCCTCGAGTATAATGACACCGACTCCGTTCTCCTCATCGTAGCCGCGGCGCCCGACGGCGGCGCGTTCAAGAATCTCGCCGGAAACCACCGCCGGAGCTGCGGCGATTTCCGCCGCCTGGTGCCGGAAATGGGCGGCGGAGACGGACCGGTTTTGGCTGTTCAAATCACTGTCTTCCCCGAAATGGGAATCAGCATTGGATTCGCGCTGCGAAATGCGGCTGCGGATTGGAGAACGTTCAACAATTTCTTGAAAGAGTGGGCTTGGATCTGCAAAAATGGCGCCGGCGGGAGACACGTGGCGTCCCATGATAGGTCAGTGATCCTTGACACTAGTGGGCTGAGGTCGTTCTTCTTGACTGAGTtttggaaattgaaaaatgaaataaaagaatcaaattattataaaagtagTAATAATGATATTGTAAGAGCCACATTTGTATTGGGCCCCAAAGAAATGGGAGAGATCAAGAAATGGATCCTGACCCGGTCGGATCTCTTATTCGGGTCGACCCAGTTGCTTCTCTCGCCGTATGTGGTGGCATGCGCTTTTATATGGGTGTGCTGGATGAAGGCGCATTGGTGTACCGATGCGAGTGTGGTTCATTATTTCGGCTTTATCGCGGGCGGGTTGACCCGATTGCCATTCGCGGTGCCTAGTAATTATGCGGGTAATTGTGTGGGGTTCGGTCGGTCGGCAGCGAGGAGAGGGGAATTGGTGGGTGAAGACGGAGTTGTTCATGCTGCCAAGGCGATCGGGGATACGGTGAAGAAGTTGAATGTGGACATGTTGAGTGGGGCGAGAAATTGGATATCCGAGTGGGAGGAGTTGCGGGAGTCGGAGCTCCATATTACGGTGAGTGGATCGCCCAAATTGGACTTGTATGATCTGGATTTCGGGTGGGGAAGACCGGTCAAGCTTGAAGAAGTGTcgattcataatcataatgCAATCTCTCTAAGTGAAAGTAGAGAGGTTATTGGGGGTATTGAAATTGGTGTCGCTTTGCCTCCACTTAAAATGGATGCTTTCACCACGTTGTTTAATAAGGTATGA
- the LOC125193150 gene encoding uncharacterized protein LOC125193150, with protein sequence MSEEPFRPRAKLIEKQKLFQSIHKYIHLKQPMDKLTSVAIPMALAGTSLFLIGRGIYNMSHGIGKKE encoded by the exons ATGTCTGAGGAACCATTTAGGCCGAGAGCAAAGCTCATTGAGAAGCAAAAACTTTTCCAGAGCATTCACAAATACATCCATTTGAAGCAGCCGATGGATAAGCTCACATCGGTTGCCATTCCTATGGCTTTGGCTGGCACCTCCTTGTTTCTTATT GGAAGAGGGATCTATAACATGTCTCATGGGATCGGAAAGAAGGAATGA
- the LOC125195254 gene encoding replication protein A 70 kDa DNA-binding subunit D-like, with protein MNYRTEMYEVRDTEFPAMVFSFKPFGEIASSENADQSSFFDIIGVITSPGRVVKQSRYRLIEVEISDEHHNKILCTIWDSNVESYLSQLSKAEGTVPIIIVQFCKPNVFRGEIGVSTHYQASKILINADIDEVKEFRSRIKHDDTFLETISVGQPGMMVNREFDDLDVKALGDVVCLEQFISDFGQQDGSYWVFGKVESIEPHFGEWYYLACKTCVKKVRILDDKKFRCDFCIKNFDVAVKRFRFVANIVDDSSNASILLWDREVVQLIGKKGE; from the exons ATGAATTACAGGACTGAGATGTATGAAGTCAGAGATACTGAGTTTCCAGCCAtggttttttcatttaaacCATTTGGTGAAATAGCAAGCAGTGAGAATGCAGACCAGTCAtccttttttg ACATTATTGGTGTCATTACTTCACCTGGAAGAGTTGTTAAGCAAAGTAGATATAGGTTGATTGAAGTGGAAATAAGTGATGAGCA CCACAACAAAATATTGTGTACAATTTGGGACTCTAATGTGGAATCCTATTTGTCTCAATTGTCAAAGGCTGAAGGGACAGTTCCTATCATTATAGTACAGTTTTGTAAGCCTAATGTTTTCAGAG gTGAGATTGGTGTATCCACTCATTATCAAgcttccaaaattttaatcaatgcTGATATAGATGAAGTGAAGGAGTTTCGAAGCAg GATTAAACATGATGATACATTCCTTGAAACTATTTCTGTTGGTCAACCTGGAATGATGGTTAATAGAGAGTTTGATGATCTTGATGTCAAGGCTCTTGGTGATGTTGTTTGTTTGGAG CAGTTTATTTCTGATTTTGGTCAGCAGGATGGATCTTATTGGGTTTTTGGAAAAGTTGAATCAATCGAACCTCATTTTGGAGAATGGTATTATTTAGCATGTAAGACATGTGTGAAGAAAGTCAGGATTTTGGATGACAAAAAGTTTAGGTGTGACTTTTGTATTAAGAATTTTGATGTAGCTGTGAAGAG GTTTAGGTTTGTTGCGAACATTGTTGATGACTCAAGTAATGCATCCATTTTGCTTTGGGATAGAGAAGTTGTTCAACTAATTGGAAAAAAGGGTGAATGA
- the LOC125192715 gene encoding uncharacterized protein LOC125192715: MEHFAMEYVPKKIEELLVGQQVLFKIQTRNSKEYYRRYPYTVNKICNIPEVVEKFVPQNIASQVFNTNVKLADLLFGSDIVEVSGKGFVTPDLSVVTKQKGIECFAEGSVKRCLADDFDSCDDICFEKIKKKTKEVNVIEDEDEASVSYTQDLSGAD; this comes from the exons ATGGAG CATTTTGCTATGGAGTATGTTCCTAAGAAGATTGAGGAGCTGCTTGTGGGTCAACAAGTGCTGTTTAAGATTCAAACTAGGAATAGCAAGGAATATTATCGCAGATATCCATACACGGTTAACAAAATCTGTAATATTCCAGAAGTGGTGGAGAAATTTGTTCCTCAGAACATTGCATCCCAAGTTTTCAATACTAATGTCAAGTTAGCTGATTTACTCTTCGGATCTGATATTGTTGAG GTCTCTGGAAAAGGTTTTGTAACTCCTGATTTATCAGTTGTTACTAAACAGAAGGGGATTGAATGCTTTGCTGAAGGAAGTGTGAAAAGATGCCTGGCAGATGATTTTGATAGTTGTGATGATATCTGTTTTGAGAAGATaaagaagaagacgaaggAAGTGAATGTgattgaagatgaagatgaagcaTCTGTCAGCTACACTCAAGATTTGTCTGGTGCTGATTAG